One genomic window of Sebastes umbrosus isolate fSebUmb1 chromosome 15, fSebUmb1.pri, whole genome shotgun sequence includes the following:
- the sem1 gene encoding 26S proteasome complex subunit SEM1, with protein sequence MSEKKTVDLGLLEEDDEFEEFPAEDWTGLDEDEDAHVWEDNWDDDNVEDDFSNQLRAELEKHGYKMETS encoded by the exons atgtcagAGAAGAAGACCGTGGATCTGGGCTTactggaggaggatgatgagttCGAAGAATTCCCAGCCGAGG ATTGGACGGGGCTGGATGAAGATGAGGACGCTCATGTTTGGGAGGACAACTGGGATGATGACAACGTAGAGGATGATTTCTCTAATCAGCTGAG agccgagctggaaaAACATGGttacaagatggagacgtcttAG